The Methylomonas montana genome has a window encoding:
- a CDS encoding Spy/CpxP family protein refolding chaperone, with product MKKLVLILGLLPLAVMAKPPHGEHHDGGKPPMHRFEEDHSGQHLPRYLKKLDLSEKQEADIKSLLKTKFGDSRSRFEEDHAVRAELHALSFSADYNEEKAKALLEKSTAIHQQLALEKSKLDNAVFLLLTAPQQEKLKAEIAKFEH from the coding sequence GGTTTGTTACCCTTGGCTGTAATGGCCAAGCCACCGCACGGCGAGCATCACGACGGAGGAAAGCCGCCCATGCATAGGTTTGAAGAAGACCACAGCGGACAGCATTTGCCGCGGTATTTAAAAAAACTGGATCTCAGCGAGAAGCAGGAAGCCGATATCAAGAGTCTTTTGAAAACCAAGTTCGGTGACAGTCGATCTCGTTTTGAGGAGGATCATGCGGTGAGAGCCGAATTGCACGCCTTGAGTTTTTCCGCCGACTACAATGAAGAAAAAGCCAAAGCGCTGCTTGAGAAGTCGACAGCGATTCATCAGCAGTTGGCGTTGGAAAAATCCAAACTCGATAATGCGGTTTTTCTGTTGCTGACAGCGCCGCAACAAGAAAAACTGAAAGCCGAAATCGCAAAGTTTGAACATTGA
- the carA gene encoding glutamine-hydrolyzing carbamoyl-phosphate synthase small subunit: MNKPALLVLEDGTVFHGISIGADGCSVGEVVFNTALTGYQEILSDPSYARQIVTLTYPHIGNVGTNGEDDESERVFASGLVIRDLPLLASSWRIEKTLPEYLREHKVVAIANIDTRQLTRLLRDKGAQRGCIMAGETVDVDAARQAIEGFPGLQGMDLAKEVTTAQSYVWTENVWQLGEGRSEAPNLNKHVVAYDFGIKRNILRLLANRGCRVTVVPATTPAEQVLAMNPDGVFLSNGPGDPEPCTYAIEAIKTILERKIPVFGICLGHQLLALASGAKTEKMKFGHHGANHPVQELATGRVMISSQNHGFAASADFLPANLKPTYVSLFDGSLQGLERTDCPAFSFQGHPEASPGPHDVESLFDDFIVLMNQPRSA, from the coding sequence TTGAATAAACCTGCATTACTGGTACTAGAAGACGGGACGGTGTTTCACGGCATATCGATCGGTGCCGACGGCTGTTCTGTGGGGGAAGTGGTTTTTAACACGGCACTGACCGGCTATCAGGAAATTCTCAGTGATCCCTCATACGCAAGACAAATTGTCACGTTGACTTATCCGCACATCGGCAATGTCGGCACCAATGGTGAGGACGATGAGTCCGAGCGAGTATTTGCCAGCGGACTAGTGATCCGCGACCTGCCTTTACTAGCCAGTAGCTGGCGCATCGAAAAGACCCTGCCGGAATATCTGCGCGAGCATAAAGTAGTTGCGATCGCCAACATTGACACCCGGCAATTGACCCGCTTGTTGCGGGATAAAGGTGCGCAGCGCGGTTGTATCATGGCCGGCGAGACGGTCGATGTCGATGCCGCCAGACAAGCCATCGAAGGCTTCCCCGGTTTGCAAGGTATGGACCTGGCCAAGGAAGTGACCACCGCGCAATCCTATGTCTGGACCGAAAATGTCTGGCAATTGGGTGAGGGGCGTAGCGAAGCGCCGAATCTGAATAAACATGTGGTGGCTTACGATTTTGGTATCAAACGCAATATTCTGCGCTTACTGGCTAATCGCGGCTGCCGAGTCACCGTGGTGCCTGCCACCACGCCGGCCGAACAGGTGTTGGCGATGAATCCCGATGGCGTGTTTCTATCCAACGGTCCTGGCGACCCGGAGCCTTGCACCTATGCGATCGAGGCGATCAAAACCATTTTGGAACGAAAAATTCCGGTGTTCGGTATCTGTTTGGGGCACCAATTGCTGGCTTTGGCCAGCGGCGCGAAGACCGAAAAAATGAAGTTCGGCCATCATGGCGCCAACCATCCGGTGCAAGAACTGGCCACCGGTCGGGTGATGATCAGTAGCCAGAATCACGGTTTTGCCGCCAGTGCCGATTTTCTGCCGGCCAACTTAAAGCCGACCTATGTTTCGCTGTTCGACGGCAGCTTGCAGGGCCTGGAACGCACGGATTGCCCCGCTTTCAGTTTTCAGGGGCATCCGGAAGCCAGTCCCGGTCCGCACGATGTCGAGTCCTTGTTCGACGATTTCATCGTTTTGATGAATCAGCCTCGTTCCGCTTAA
- the carB gene encoding carbamoyl-phosphate synthase large subunit yields MPKRTDIKSILLLGAGPIVIGQACEFDYSGTQACKALREEGYRVILVNSNPATIMTDPDMADAIYIEPIDWQTVEKIIEKERPDAILPTMGGQTALNCALALDKHGVLEKYGVEMIGASKDAINKAEDRDLFNQAMRKIGLDVARSQVAHSMEEAFAAQEQVGYPTIIRPSFTMGGSGGGIAYNREEFIEICERGLYLSPTNELLIEESVLGWKEFEMEVVRDSKDNCIIICSIENFDPMGVHTGDSITVAPAQTLTDKEYQILRNASLAVLREIGVDTGGSNVQFAINPDDGRLIVIEMNPRVSRSSALASKATGFPIAKVAAKLAVGFTLDELRNEITGGTTPASFEPTIDYVVTKVPRFAFEKFPQANDRLTTQMKSVGEVMAIGRTFQESLQKALRGLEVGVDGLDEIADLSDANSEDIILRELRYPGPERLWYLADAFRSGLSFEEIHQASKIDPWFLAQVEDLIVTEKTLATKTLATLEPGELLRLKRKGFSDRRLAKLLETKESEVRNVRHKKGLRPVYKRIDSCAAEFASDTAYLYSTYEQECEAKPSDKEKIIILGGGPNRIGQGIEFDYCCVHAALALREDGYETIMVNCNPETVSTDFDTSDRLYFEPLTLEDVLEIIELEKPKGVIVQYGGQTPLKLARALEAAGAPIIGTSPDSIDLAEDRERFQKLLERLNLLQPPNATARSVEQAVSSAKEIGYPLVVRPSYVLGGRAMEIVFNEEGLRRYMKEAVSVSNDSPVLLDRFLDDAVEMDVDAIYDGETVLIGGLMEHIEQAGVHSGDSACSLPPYDLPIALQDQLRQQVAKMAEALGVCGLMNTQFAIQGETIYVLEVNPRASRTAPFVSKATGYPLAKIAARVMVGKSLKEQGITEERIPEYFSVKEAVFPFIKFPGVDPLLGPEMKSTGEVMGVGKTFGEAFAKSQRASGVDLSHSGKVLISIRDADKPKLPDLAKMLIAKNYEIVATRGTARVLKEAGIPCQEIFKVNEGRPNTVDMIKNGEVQLIVNTTEGVKAVADSFTMRREALQRKVTYYTTMAGARAACYALGELDAGDVNCLQDLHKTF; encoded by the coding sequence ATGCCAAAAAGAACCGACATAAAATCGATTTTATTACTGGGTGCCGGACCGATCGTGATCGGTCAGGCCTGCGAATTTGACTATTCCGGCACCCAGGCTTGCAAAGCCTTACGCGAAGAGGGTTACCGGGTGATTCTGGTCAACTCCAATCCGGCTACCATCATGACCGACCCGGATATGGCCGATGCGATTTACATCGAGCCTATCGACTGGCAAACCGTCGAAAAAATCATCGAAAAAGAACGCCCCGACGCGATCCTGCCGACCATGGGCGGCCAGACCGCGCTGAACTGCGCTCTGGCGCTGGACAAGCACGGCGTACTTGAGAAATACGGCGTCGAAATGATAGGCGCCAGCAAAGACGCCATCAACAAAGCCGAAGATCGCGACCTGTTCAACCAGGCGATGCGAAAGATTGGCCTGGACGTGGCGCGCTCGCAAGTCGCGCACAGTATGGAAGAAGCCTTTGCCGCGCAGGAACAAGTCGGCTATCCGACCATCATCCGGCCTTCCTTCACGATGGGCGGCAGCGGCGGCGGCATCGCTTATAACCGCGAAGAGTTCATCGAGATCTGCGAGCGCGGCCTGTATCTGTCGCCGACCAACGAGTTGCTGATCGAAGAATCGGTACTGGGCTGGAAAGAGTTCGAGATGGAAGTGGTGCGCGATTCGAAAGACAACTGCATCATCATCTGTTCGATCGAAAACTTCGATCCGATGGGCGTACATACCGGAGACTCGATTACCGTCGCGCCGGCGCAAACTCTGACCGATAAGGAATACCAAATCCTGCGTAACGCTTCACTGGCAGTATTGCGGGAAATCGGCGTCGATACTGGCGGCTCCAACGTACAGTTTGCGATCAATCCGGACGACGGCCGCCTGATCGTCATCGAAATGAATCCCAGGGTGTCACGTTCGTCGGCGCTGGCTTCTAAAGCCACCGGTTTCCCGATCGCCAAAGTTGCCGCCAAGCTGGCGGTGGGTTTTACGCTGGACGAATTGCGCAATGAGATCACCGGCGGCACCACACCGGCTTCGTTCGAGCCGACCATCGATTACGTGGTCACCAAGGTGCCGCGTTTTGCTTTCGAAAAATTCCCGCAAGCCAACGACCGGCTGACCACGCAGATGAAATCGGTTGGCGAGGTAATGGCAATCGGCCGCACCTTCCAGGAATCCTTGCAAAAAGCTTTACGGGGGCTTGAGGTAGGCGTCGATGGTCTCGATGAAATCGCCGATTTGAGCGATGCCAACAGCGAGGACATTATTCTCAGGGAACTGCGTTATCCCGGTCCTGAACGGTTATGGTATCTGGCTGATGCATTCCGTAGCGGCTTGAGTTTTGAAGAAATTCATCAGGCGTCGAAAATCGATCCCTGGTTCTTGGCGCAGGTCGAGGATTTGATCGTCACCGAAAAAACTTTAGCCACCAAAACTCTGGCGACATTGGAGCCAGGCGAGTTGTTGCGTCTGAAGCGTAAGGGTTTTTCCGACCGGCGCTTGGCGAAGTTGCTGGAAACTAAGGAATCGGAAGTGCGTAATGTGCGGCATAAAAAAGGCCTACGGCCGGTTTATAAACGCATCGATTCTTGCGCGGCCGAGTTTGCCTCCGATACCGCTTACCTGTATTCGACTTACGAACAGGAATGTGAGGCTAAGCCCAGCGATAAAGAAAAAATCATCATTCTCGGCGGCGGTCCGAATCGGATCGGCCAAGGCATCGAGTTTGACTATTGCTGCGTACATGCCGCGCTGGCCTTGCGCGAAGACGGTTACGAAACCATCATGGTCAACTGTAACCCGGAGACCGTATCGACCGACTTTGATACCTCGGATCGTTTGTATTTCGAGCCGCTGACGCTGGAAGACGTGTTGGAAATCATCGAGCTGGAAAAACCCAAGGGCGTGATCGTGCAGTACGGTGGCCAAACGCCGCTGAAACTGGCACGCGCTTTGGAAGCCGCCGGTGCGCCGATTATCGGTACCTCGCCGGATTCGATTGATTTGGCCGAAGACCGCGAACGCTTCCAAAAATTGTTGGAACGCCTGAATCTGCTGCAGCCGCCCAATGCTACTGCGCGTTCGGTTGAGCAGGCCGTCAGCTCGGCTAAGGAAATCGGTTATCCTCTGGTGGTGCGTCCGTCCTATGTGTTGGGCGGTCGGGCGATGGAAATCGTTTTCAACGAGGAAGGCCTGCGCCGCTACATGAAGGAGGCTGTCAGCGTTTCCAACGATTCGCCGGTGTTGCTGGATAGGTTCCTGGACGATGCGGTGGAAATGGATGTTGACGCGATTTACGACGGCGAAACCGTGCTGATCGGCGGCTTGATGGAGCATATCGAGCAGGCCGGCGTGCATTCCGGCGACTCGGCGTGTTCGCTGCCGCCTTATGATTTGCCGATAGCGCTTCAGGATCAGTTACGCCAGCAAGTTGCTAAAATGGCCGAAGCCTTGGGTGTGTGCGGTTTGATGAATACCCAGTTTGCGATTCAGGGCGAGACCATTTACGTGTTGGAAGTCAATCCGCGCGCTTCGCGGACCGCGCCGTTCGTGTCCAAGGCGACCGGGTATCCTCTGGCTAAAATCGCCGCGCGAGTGATGGTCGGCAAATCCTTGAAAGAGCAGGGCATTACCGAAGAGCGCATCCCCGAATATTTCTCGGTCAAGGAAGCGGTATTTCCGTTCATCAAATTCCCCGGCGTCGATCCCTTGTTGGGACCGGAAATGAAATCCACCGGCGAGGTAATGGGGGTTGGTAAGACTTTCGGCGAGGCGTTCGCCAAGTCGCAACGTGCGTCCGGTGTGGACTTGAGCCATAGCGGTAAGGTGTTGATCAGTATTCGCGATGCGGACAAGCCTAAGTTACCGGATTTGGCGAAAATGCTGATAGCCAAGAATTATGAAATCGTCGCGACGCGCGGTACGGCCAGGGTCTTGAAAGAAGCCGGCATTCCTTGTCAGGAAATCTTCAAAGTCAACGAAGGCAGGCCGAATACGGTGGATATGATTAAAAACGGCGAGGTGCAATTGATCGTCAATACCACCGAAGGTGTTAAAGCGGTGGCCGATTCGTTTACCATGCGTCGGGAAGCCTTGCAGCGCAAAGTAACCTATTACACGACGATGGCGGGTGCGCGTGCGGCGTGTTATGCCTTGGGCGAACTGGACGCGGGCGATGTCAATTGCTTGCAGGATTTACATAAAACATTTTAA
- the greA gene encoding transcription elongation factor GreA yields MQKFPLTVVGANKLRAELEELKTVVRPRIIQAIAEARAHGDLKENAEYHAAREQQSFAEGRIAEIEGKLSNANIIDVTKTEANGKVVFGATVEIEDIESGKVVTYQIVGEDEANIKEGRISVGSPIARALIGKEVEDVVTVKAPGGNIEYEIISVQYI; encoded by the coding sequence ATGCAGAAATTTCCACTGACAGTGGTAGGTGCCAATAAATTGCGCGCCGAACTGGAAGAGCTGAAAACGGTGGTACGTCCGCGCATTATTCAAGCCATTGCAGAAGCGCGGGCACATGGCGACTTGAAGGAAAATGCCGAGTATCATGCTGCGCGCGAACAGCAAAGTTTTGCCGAGGGCCGTATTGCCGAGATCGAAGGTAAGCTGTCCAATGCCAATATCATCGACGTGACTAAGACCGAAGCCAACGGCAAAGTGGTGTTCGGTGCGACGGTAGAAATCGAAGATATCGAATCGGGAAAGGTAGTGACCTACCAGATCGTCGGCGAGGATGAAGCTAATATCAAGGAAGGCCGTATTTCGGTCGGATCGCCGATTGCCAGGGCGTTGATCGGCAAGGAAGTTGAAGATGTGGTGACGGTAAAAGCGCCTGGCGGAAATATTGAGTACGAGATAATCTCGGTTCAGTACATCTAG
- the yhbY gene encoding ribosome assembly RNA-binding protein YhbY has translation MNPIEKKKLKAQAHPLNPVVIIGQAGLTEAVMKEINLALDAHELIKVKIRAERDERAAIREQICAETKAELVQSIGQVAVIYRLNPKK, from the coding sequence GTGAATCCTATTGAAAAGAAAAAGCTGAAAGCCCAAGCCCACCCGCTAAATCCGGTGGTGATTATCGGCCAAGCAGGCTTAACCGAAGCGGTTATGAAGGAAATTAATCTGGCGCTGGACGCCCACGAACTGATCAAAGTCAAAATCCGCGCCGAAAGAGACGAGCGCGCCGCTATTAGAGAACAAATCTGCGCGGAAACCAAGGCCGAATTAGTTCAGTCCATCGGCCAAGTCGCGGTAATCTATCGACTGAATCCTAAAAAATAG
- the rlmE gene encoding 23S rRNA (uridine(2552)-2'-O)-methyltransferase RlmE — MARSKSSQQWMQEHFQDEYVKKAQALGYRSRAVFKLIEIQEKDKIIKPGINIVDLGAAPGGWSEYVSKIVGKKSKVIALDLLAIDPIDGVDFIQGDFREDEVLEQLYKVLDGEPVHLLLSDMAPNMSGSREVDQPRAIYLGELALDAAQQILVKGGTFLIKMFQGAGFDEYYNQVRQQFSSVVIRKPKASRSRSNEVYILAKGFK, encoded by the coding sequence ATGGCACGCAGCAAAAGTAGCCAACAGTGGATGCAGGAACATTTTCAGGACGAGTATGTCAAGAAAGCACAGGCCTTGGGCTATCGCTCGCGCGCGGTGTTTAAACTGATAGAAATTCAAGAAAAAGACAAAATCATTAAACCTGGTATTAATATAGTCGATCTAGGTGCGGCGCCGGGGGGCTGGTCAGAGTATGTCAGCAAAATCGTCGGGAAAAAAAGCAAGGTGATTGCGCTGGATTTGTTGGCGATCGATCCGATTGATGGCGTGGATTTCATCCAAGGCGATTTCAGGGAAGACGAAGTACTGGAACAATTGTATAAAGTGCTTGATGGCGAGCCGGTGCACTTGTTATTGTCGGACATGGCCCCCAATATGAGTGGTAGCCGGGAAGTCGATCAGCCGCGGGCGATATATCTTGGCGAGTTGGCTTTGGATGCTGCGCAGCAAATTTTGGTGAAGGGTGGGACTTTTTTAATAAAAATGTTCCAGGGCGCCGGTTTCGATGAGTACTATAATCAAGTGCGTCAGCAGTTTAGTAGTGTCGTGATCAGAAAACCTAAGGCTTCCCGGTCCAGAAGTAACGAAGTTTATATTTTGGCAAAAGGCTTTAAATAA
- the ftsH gene encoding ATP-dependent zinc metalloprotease FtsH, protein MIKNLVLWVVIAVVLMAVFNSFGSRAIRSDATLSYSQLIDAVKAGQVQQVAISDNTVKGKMVSGDKFKTYMPNDPHLIDDLLANGVEISVQPPEEPSMLMQIFVSFGPILLLIAVWVFFMRQMQGGGVGGRGGAMGFGKSKARMLDQDQNKVTFADVAGCDEAKEEVEEMVDFLKDPAKYQKLGGKVPRGALMVGPPGTGKTLLARAIAGEAKVPFFTISGSDFVEMFVGVGASRVRDMFEQAKKHAPCIIFIDEIDAVGRSRGAGLGGGNDEREQTLNQLLVEMDGFEGHEGIIVIAATNRSDVLDKALLRPGRFDRQVVVGLPDVRGREQILNVHLKKVPAADDVKIKYIAQGTPGFSGADLANLVNEAALFAARFNKRLVSMVDLEKAKDKLIMGAERRSMVMDEKEKKMTAYHEAGHAIVGRLVPEHDPVYKVSIMPRGRALGVTMFLPERDQYSASKCKLDSMISSLYGGRIAEELIFGWEQVSTGASNDIERATELARNMVTKWGLSQRLGPLAYSEEEGEIFLGRSVTQHKSVAEETSHTIDEEIRSIIDRNYERAEKILKENEDILHAMAGALMKFETIDKYQIDDLMDRKPVREPKGWDDTPSSSDGIKHDHWDQKNTDPSIGGAAEQG, encoded by the coding sequence ATGATTAAAAATTTAGTTTTGTGGGTGGTCATCGCCGTAGTCTTGATGGCGGTGTTCAACAGTTTTGGGTCGCGGGCCATTCGCAGTGACGCTACTTTGTCGTATTCGCAATTGATCGATGCCGTCAAGGCTGGGCAAGTTCAGCAGGTGGCGATCTCCGATAATACTGTCAAAGGCAAAATGGTGTCTGGCGATAAGTTTAAGACTTATATGCCTAACGATCCGCATCTAATCGACGATTTGTTGGCCAACGGCGTTGAAATCTCGGTTCAGCCTCCCGAAGAACCGTCGATGCTGATGCAAATATTCGTGTCCTTCGGGCCGATTTTATTGCTGATCGCCGTTTGGGTATTCTTCATGCGGCAAATGCAAGGCGGCGGTGTCGGCGGTCGTGGTGGTGCGATGGGCTTCGGCAAAAGCAAGGCTCGGATGTTGGATCAGGATCAAAACAAGGTTACTTTTGCCGATGTCGCCGGTTGTGATGAAGCCAAGGAAGAAGTCGAGGAAATGGTCGATTTCCTGAAAGATCCGGCTAAATATCAAAAGTTGGGCGGCAAAGTGCCGCGCGGCGCATTGATGGTCGGTCCTCCGGGTACCGGTAAAACCTTGTTGGCTAGAGCGATCGCCGGCGAAGCAAAAGTGCCGTTCTTTACGATTTCCGGTTCGGATTTTGTGGAAATGTTCGTCGGTGTCGGTGCCTCCAGGGTGCGAGACATGTTCGAACAAGCTAAAAAACATGCCCCCTGCATCATCTTCATCGACGAGATCGATGCCGTGGGCCGTTCGCGGGGTGCCGGCTTGGGCGGTGGTAACGATGAGCGCGAACAGACTTTAAACCAATTGTTGGTGGAAATGGACGGTTTTGAGGGGCACGAAGGCATCATCGTCATCGCTGCAACCAACCGTTCCGACGTGCTGGATAAAGCTTTGCTACGTCCGGGACGTTTCGACAGGCAAGTGGTGGTTGGTCTGCCTGATGTCAGAGGTCGAGAGCAGATCCTCAATGTGCATTTGAAAAAAGTGCCGGCAGCAGACGATGTCAAAATCAAATACATCGCTCAAGGTACCCCAGGATTTTCAGGGGCCGATTTAGCCAATCTGGTCAATGAAGCAGCCCTGTTTGCTGCGCGTTTCAACAAGCGTTTGGTCAGCATGGTCGATTTGGAAAAAGCCAAGGACAAACTGATCATGGGCGCGGAAAGACGCTCCATGGTGATGGACGAAAAAGAAAAGAAAATGACCGCCTATCACGAAGCCGGTCATGCGATTGTGGGCCGTTTGGTGCCCGAGCACGATCCGGTTTATAAAGTCAGCATCATGCCGCGCGGACGCGCCTTGGGTGTGACGATGTTCTTGCCGGAACGCGATCAATACAGCGCCAGCAAATGTAAATTGGATAGCATGATTTCCAGTCTTTATGGCGGCCGGATTGCCGAAGAATTGATATTCGGCTGGGAACAGGTTTCCACCGGTGCTTCTAACGACATCGAACGCGCAACTGAATTGGCCAGAAACATGGTCACCAAATGGGGCTTGTCTCAGCGTCTTGGACCATTAGCATACAGCGAAGAAGAAGGCGAGATTTTCTTGGGTCGTTCGGTTACTCAGCATAAATCGGTGGCGGAAGAAACTTCGCATACTATCGATGAAGAAATTCGTTCGATTATCGATAGAAATTACGAAAGAGCGGAAAAAATTCTCAAGGAAAATGAAGATATTCTGCATGCGATGGCTGGTGCTTTAATGAAGTTTGAAACCATCGACAAATATCAGATCGATGATTTGATGGATAGGAAGCCGGTTAGAGAGCCAAAAGGCTGGGACGACACGCCATCTTCCAGCGACGGCATTAAGCACGATCATTGGGATCAAAAGAACACAGATCCGTCAATCGGAGGCGCGGCCGAGCAAGGCTGA
- the glmM gene encoding phosphoglucosamine mutase → MAKKYFGTDGIRGKVGEYPITADFMLKLGWATGRVFAKEGSGFVLVGKDTRISGYMFESALEAGLSAAGVDTRLLGPMPTPGIAYLTRTLRARAGIVISASHNPYYDNGIKFFSVDGAKLPDEVEHQIEQYLDAPMTTVESAKLGKAKRVSDAAGRYIEFCKATVPPQLDFKGMRIVIDCANGATYHIAPHVFSEVGAEVVTIGADPDGLNINDECGATKPENLAAKVLEFRADLGIALDGDGDRIIMVDHKGEIVDGDELIYIIAKSRLDEGKLFGPVVGTLMSNLGMEHALKAVGVELLRAKVGDRYVMEMLTEHKGMLGGEGSGHIICLDKTTTGDGIVSALQVLAEMQRTGKSLNELKSGMSKYPQVLVNVKTDKKVKIEEIDSIKKAVEAVEKKLGDKGRVLLRSSGTEPLIRVMVEGVDDDDVTRFANQLAADVRKAIPA, encoded by the coding sequence ATGGCAAAAAAATATTTTGGCACCGACGGCATTCGCGGCAAAGTCGGGGAATATCCGATCACTGCCGACTTTATGCTGAAGCTGGGCTGGGCGACTGGCAGGGTATTTGCGAAAGAAGGTAGCGGATTTGTGTTAGTGGGCAAGGATACCCGTATCTCGGGCTATATGTTCGAATCTGCATTGGAGGCTGGTTTATCGGCGGCGGGCGTCGATACCCGGTTGTTGGGTCCCATGCCTACGCCGGGTATTGCGTATTTGACTAGAACCTTAAGGGCCAGGGCTGGCATCGTGATCAGTGCGTCGCATAACCCGTACTACGATAACGGCATCAAGTTTTTTTCGGTGGATGGTGCCAAATTGCCCGACGAAGTCGAGCATCAGATCGAACAGTATCTGGATGCGCCAATGACGACCGTCGAGTCGGCGAAATTGGGTAAAGCAAAACGCGTTAGCGATGCGGCTGGTCGATATATTGAGTTTTGCAAGGCGACCGTGCCGCCGCAACTAGACTTTAAAGGCATGCGGATTGTCATCGATTGCGCTAACGGTGCGACCTACCACATTGCTCCGCATGTGTTCAGCGAGGTTGGTGCCGAAGTAGTCACCATTGGCGCCGATCCGGACGGTTTGAATATCAACGACGAATGCGGTGCTACCAAGCCGGAAAATCTGGCGGCCAAGGTGCTGGAGTTTCGTGCCGATCTGGGGATTGCGCTGGATGGCGACGGCGACAGAATTATTATGGTTGATCATAAGGGCGAGATCGTCGATGGCGACGAGTTGATTTACATCATCGCCAAGTCTCGCCTGGACGAGGGCAAGCTATTCGGTCCCGTGGTAGGCACTTTGATGTCGAATCTAGGCATGGAACATGCGTTGAAAGCGGTCGGTGTGGAATTGTTGCGCGCTAAAGTCGGTGACCGCTATGTGATGGAAATGCTGACAGAACACAAAGGCATGCTAGGCGGAGAAGGTTCCGGCCATATTATCTGTTTGGATAAAACCACTACCGGCGACGGTATCGTTTCCGCCTTGCAAGTGCTCGCGGAAATGCAGCGCACCGGCAAAAGTCTGAACGAACTTAAATCGGGCATGAGCAAATATCCACAAGTGCTGGTCAACGTTAAAACCGATAAAAAAGTCAAAATCGAAGAGATCGATAGCATCAAAAAAGCCGTTGAAGCCGTCGAGAAAAAATTGGGCGATAAGGGGCGGGTGTTGTTGAGATCCTCCGGCACCGAACCGCTGATCAGAGTGATGGTGGAAGGCGTTGACGATGATGATGTGACTCGATTTGCCAATCAACTGGCCGCCGATGTCAGGAAAGCGATTCCGGCTTGA
- the tpiA gene encoding triose-phosphate isomerase produces the protein MRQSLIMGNWKMNGSREDGQKLAQALAEGLGSVQQEVAVCVPFVYLSDIRNVLANSPIALGAQNVADQASGAYTGEVSAAMLSDCGCKYALVGHSERRSYYGDTNESVAKRFVQAQKLNVIPVLCVGETLDEREQDRTFQVVDEQLDAVIAAAGIEAFESAVIAYEPVWAIGTGKVATDEQAQEVHKYIRQRIADRNPVIAEKVQILYGGSVKPDNAKGLFAMPDIDGGLVGGASLDAKGFLQICHSV, from the coding sequence ATGCGTCAGTCTTTGATTATGGGTAATTGGAAAATGAACGGCTCTCGGGAAGATGGGCAAAAACTTGCTCAAGCTTTGGCTGAAGGTCTTGGCAGCGTTCAGCAGGAAGTGGCGGTCTGTGTTCCATTCGTCTATTTATCAGATATTCGCAATGTACTGGCTAATTCGCCTATTGCATTGGGCGCGCAAAATGTCGCCGATCAAGCATCTGGTGCATACACAGGCGAAGTTTCGGCGGCAATGCTGAGCGATTGCGGTTGCAAGTACGCGCTGGTTGGTCACTCCGAGCGTCGTAGTTATTATGGCGATACCAATGAATCCGTTGCCAAGCGGTTTGTTCAGGCTCAAAAGCTAAATGTGATTCCGGTGTTATGTGTCGGTGAAACCCTGGACGAGCGCGAACAAGACAGAACGTTCCAAGTGGTCGATGAACAGCTTGATGCTGTAATTGCTGCGGCGGGTATTGAAGCGTTTGAATCTGCCGTTATCGCGTATGAACCGGTGTGGGCTATCGGCACCGGCAAAGTGGCAACCGATGAACAAGCGCAGGAAGTGCACAAGTACATCCGTCAACGGATTGCCGATAGAAATCCGGTCATTGCGGAAAAAGTACAAATTTTATACGGCGGAAGCGTCAAGCCAGATAACGCAAAAGGCTTGTTTGCGATGCCCGACATTGATGGTGGTTTGGTGGGCGGCGCATCCCTGGATGCGAAAGGCTTCCTGCAAATTTGCCACTCGGTTTAG
- the secG gene encoding preprotein translocase subunit SecG produces the protein MLYQIIIIIHIFLGIGIVGLVLMQQGKGADAGATFGGGASGSVFGAQGSASFLSRTTAIFATLFFTTSLGLAVLSGYQGKKTDVILDAVPAAEAVKSDVPLSQGGPSDGSVPVLDAKLPEAPVIKEVEKPAAAK, from the coding sequence ATGTTGTACCAAATTATAATAATTATTCACATCTTCCTGGGTATAGGCATCGTAGGCTTGGTCCTGATGCAGCAAGGCAAGGGTGCTGACGCAGGCGCGACTTTCGGTGGCGGTGCCTCCGGTTCAGTCTTTGGTGCCCAAGGCTCAGCCTCGTTTTTGTCCAGAACCACGGCTATTTTTGCCACCCTGTTTTTTACGACCAGTTTAGGTTTGGCCGTATTAAGCGGTTATCAAGGTAAAAAAACAGACGTCATACTGGATGCAGTGCCTGCCGCGGAAGCAGTTAAATCCGATGTGCCGCTGTCTCAAGGCGGACCTAGTGACGGCAGTGTGCCTGTTCTGGACGCTAAGTTACCCGAAGCGCCGGTTATAAAAGAAGTTGAAAAACCAGCTGCTGCGAAATAA